A window of Cloacibacillus sp. An23 genomic DNA:
GCTGCGCACAAGACGAAGATAGTGGGCGAAGGCTACAAGCACCCGATGATACTGACGGCGCTCGGCTGGGTCATGGTCGCCTTTACGGCGTGGATGGGCGCAAGGTCGCTGACCGGGATAATGCAGCTTTTCTCGTAAGAGGCGCGGAGGCGTTAAAATAATGGATAAGCTGAAATTTTACTCGCGAAAGAGGTGACCGCTTTGGCGATATACATCGACGAACCTAAATTTCTGGCTGCGGGGGAGTCATGCGTCGTAGTCGAGTTCGCCGACGAGATCAGCCGGGAGGCGAACGACGCGGTGACGGCGCTGGCGAAGCACATGAGGTTGCAGAAGCGCGTGCCGCTGATGGAGTGCCTGCCGACGTACAGGTCGCTTGCGATATACTTCGACCCGACCAAGACGGCGCGCGAGGCCGTCATACAAGAAGCACGTTCGGCGCCGGCGTTTTCGGCGGACTGCGGAACTTACGGCACGGAGATAGAGATTCCCGTCTGTTACGGCGGCGAGTACGGCCCGGATATAGCGAACGTCGCGGAGCACGCCGGCATAGCTGAAGAAGAGGTCGTCCTACGCCACAGCGCGAAGCCGTGCCACTGCTACATGATCGGCTTCCTTCCGGGCTTCGCCTATCTCGGCGGAATGGACGAGAGCATAGCGACGCCGCGCCTCGCGAACCCGCGCACCGTAATCAAGGGCGGCAGCGTCGGCATCGCCGGGAAGCAGACAGGCATCTATCCGATAGACAGCCCAGGCGGCTGGCAGCTCATCGGCCGCACGCCGCTGCGGCTTTTCACGCCCGAGGCGGCGCGCCCGACTCTTATCGAGGCTGGTTACGAGGTGCGTTTCGTCTCGGTGTCGGAAGACGAATACAAAAAGATAGAGGCCGAGGTCGCCGCGGGCGTTTACAGGCCGGTAATAAAGGAGGCGGATACGCTATGACGGAGCTTAAGGTCGGACGCGCCGGAATGCTGACCTCGGTGCAGGACCTCGGGCGCTGGGGCTTCCAGTCCAGCGGCGTCCCCGTAGCGGGCGCGATGGACCTTCCGGCGCTGCGTCTCGGAAACGCAATGCTCGGCAACCCCGAGGGGGCGGCCGCTCTCGAGGTTACGCTGCTCGGCCCTGAGCTCGAGGTTTGCGGAGCCGGCGCGGCGGTGTTCGCGGGAGCGGATTTGGGCTTCTCCGTCAACGGACGCGCCGTGGGTTCGTGGCGCGTAGTGGAATTAAAAAACGGCGACGTGATTTCATTCTCCGGGCCGAAAAACGGCTGCCGCGGCAATCTGTGTTTCGCTGGCGGCGTTGACGTGCCGCCCGTCATGAACAGCCGCTCGACATACATGCGCGCGAAAATCGGCGGCTTTGAGGGACGCGCGCTGAAAAACGGAGACGTTGTAAAAATAGGCGGGCCGTCTCCGCTCTGGAAAAAGCTTGACGGCTTCGCTCTGCCCCCTGAGCTCAATCCGGCGCTGCCCCCGGACGCGCCGCTCTCTCTCATGACCGGGCTTCAGGAGGATATGTTCACGGAAGAAGGAAAGGCGGCTCTCTTCTCGTCGGAATACACAATCACCACGGACTCCGACAGGATGGGATGCCGTCTCGACGGGCAGAAAATCGAACACGGC
This region includes:
- the pxpB gene encoding 5-oxoprolinase subunit PxpB yields the protein MTALAIYIDEPKFLAAGESCVVVEFADEISREANDAVTALAKHMRLQKRVPLMECLPTYRSLAIYFDPTKTAREAVIQEARSAPAFSADCGTYGTEIEIPVCYGGEYGPDIANVAEHAGIAEEEVVLRHSAKPCHCYMIGFLPGFAYLGGMDESIATPRLANPRTVIKGGSVGIAGKQTGIYPIDSPGGWQLIGRTPLRLFTPEAARPTLIEAGYEVRFVSVSEDEYKKIEAEVAAGVYRPVIKEADTL
- a CDS encoding biotin-dependent carboxyltransferase family protein encodes the protein MTELKVGRAGMLTSVQDLGRWGFQSSGVPVAGAMDLPALRLGNAMLGNPEGAAALEVTLLGPELEVCGAGAAVFAGADLGFSVNGRAVGSWRVVELKNGDVISFSGPKNGCRGNLCFAGGVDVPPVMNSRSTYMRAKIGGFEGRALKNGDVVKIGGPSPLWKKLDGFALPPELNPALPPDAPLSLMTGLQEDMFTEEGKAALFSSEYTITTDSDRMGCRLDGQKIEHGGKGGDIVSDAVPLGAVQVPSHGMPIVMLADRQTTGGYTKIGVLTPLSIEALVQKMPGAAVRFREASIDEGTAEQMKIAAAVRRVNELRCSYVSRPRAALTQAGATVSRLRLTVCGKQYDVTCEEMP